The sequence CACGGAAATCCTTCCGGCAGCGGCAGCGGAGCCGGTCTTAAGGAGCATGGCAGGCACGGAAATCTTGTAGGGCTAGCGCTGCCGAATACAAGCCCCACTTCAGGCCTGCCTTGTAGCAGCGATATTCCATTACAGAATTTCGGCTCATTCATACCCCGGTATCCGCCGTCTGCAAAGCTGCGCTTCTCAGTGCACGCCAGAAAGGACGCGCTAAGGATTTCCGTCAAAGGGTCTTGTGTCCATTTCACAGTCTCGAATTAAATCGAGTAACTTTGCCAAAGATCGCTCATCAGACGATTGGGGAATCGAACCCCTGAATGGATAAGCTCCAAATCTGCTGCAGCATACCCTGTCATAGAATGACGGGCACTGTGGGACCAGAGAAATCCACACTCAGCAGACAGCTTGGAAACAAACCCATATCTATTATAATTTGTAATACCGTATTTAATAAAGCTAAATTCCTTTAATCGCTGCCATTGGCTTGCACTTCGCAACGATGTCGGCTAAACCCGCACCAGTGATACTATCGATGATTTGATCCACATCTTTATAAGCCTGCGGACATTCATCCAGTATTGTATCGAGAGAAGGATGATTAACCACAATCTCGTCCTCCGTGCCTACTCTAAGAGATTGACTGAATTCATCCACAGTTACGGCCAATCGGGTAGCTCTTCTGGAGCGCAGCCTTCCGGCACCGTGACAAATGGAGTAGAAGTTCTTCACCCCTTCCTCCCGACCAATCATGATATAGGAGGAGGTTCCCATGGAGCCCGGAATGAGCGCTGGATGCCCGGTTTCTTTATAAACTGGTGTGTTGAGAAAATGTCCTGGCGGCAATGCCCGCGTAGCTCCCTTACGGTGCACCAGCATCGGCTGATTGCGGTGGAACTCCTTCAGCGCATAGTTGTGCATCAGATCGTACAATACCGGCATTTCAAACTGCGGTCCATACAGCTCGCGGAACGCTTCCTGCACTCCGAAAGCAATCATATGCCGATTAGCTACGGCGAAATTCAGCGCCGAATACATCAGGTTCAGATATGCCTGACCCTCACGGCTGCTGATCGGTGCATAATTCAAGTTCGGGTCGGGATTGTTCACTCCCCAGAGATGCATAGCTTCCTTGATGGTCTTGGTATGTTCCCGACCCACCATCGCGCCCCAGGCCCGTGAGCCAGAGTGAATCATCACAACAACCCCGCCATCGAAAAGTCCCCACTTGGCTGCCAGTTCCTTATGCTTTTCGGCAATTTCCAGATACTGAATTTCACAGAAATGGTTGCCACTGCCCAGCGTACCGAGCTGTCCGTGAGCATTTTTGCGGATTTTGGTTGGCAAATGATCTAGTGCAGAATGATCGTAGCGGAAATTACTTTCCTCCACATGCGTGATCCACTGTTTGGAGGGGATATATTTTGCCGGAAGTCCTTCAAGTCCGTTCCTTACTACTTCCATGATATCGATGTCAGCATAATTGCTATTGACGCGTTCGTTCGTTGGCACATACTTTTCAATCGTCTCAATAAGCTTCCGGCGGACGGCCTTATCCTGCAGATCTCTTTTATGCAGCGGTGTTGTGTGCACCCGCATTCCGCAACCAATATCCACACCTACAATGGAGGGAGACACCATTCCGTCCCGCATGCTCCAGACGGCCGTCGTACCGATACAAGTTCCCACACCCACATGAGCGTCGGGAGTGTAACCCATATATATATTCCGTGGAATCCGCAGATTATTATCGGCCATCTCAAATACTTTGGACTCAAAGGATCCGTAAATCTCCGGATTTGCGAATACATGCAGCGCTCCGTGGGGGAGTTCAAGCTCGTAATGGTT comes from Paenibacillus sp. 19GGS1-52 and encodes:
- a CDS encoding RtcB family protein; its protein translation is MNWNSKAHGNNHYELELPHGALHVFANPEIYGSFESKVFEMADNNLRIPRNIYMGYTPDAHVGVGTCIGTTAVWSMRDGMVSPSIVGVDIGCGMRVHTTPLHKRDLQDKAVRRKLIETIEKYVPTNERVNSNYADIDIMEVVRNGLEGLPAKYIPSKQWITHVEESNFRYDHSALDHLPTKIRKNAHGQLGTLGSGNHFCEIQYLEIAEKHKELAAKWGLFDGGVVVMIHSGSRAWGAMVGREHTKTIKEAMHLWGVNNPDPNLNYAPISSREGQAYLNLMYSALNFAVANRHMIAFGVQEAFRELYGPQFEMPVLYDLMHNYALKEFHRNQPMLVHRKGATRALPPGHFLNTPVYKETGHPALIPGSMGTSSYIMIGREEGVKNFYSICHGAGRLRSRRATRLAVTVDEFSQSLRVGTEDEIVVNHPSLDTILDECPQAYKDVDQIIDSITGAGLADIVAKCKPMAAIKGI